In Vicugna pacos chromosome 1, VicPac4, whole genome shotgun sequence, a single window of DNA contains:
- the CHST2 gene encoding carbohydrate sulfotransferase 2 has translation MSRNPPRALPAGAPPRLLPAAPAAGPRALLPPWPRRPGRRWPASPLGMKVFRRKALVLCAGYALLLVLTMLNLLDYKWHKEPLQQCSPDGPPGAVAGAAAGSLGRPGPPPAVPPRAHTRLDARTPYRLPVAAVGAAPAAGAGAAGAAVPPGNGTRGTGGSGDKRQLVYVFTTWRSGSSFFGELFNQNPEVFFLYEPVWHVWQKLYPGDAVSLQGAARDMLSALYRCDLSVFQLYSPAGSGGRNLTTLGIFGAATNKVVCSSPLCPAYRKEVVGLVDDRVCKKCPPQRLARFEEECRKYRTLVIKGVRVFDVAVLAPLLRDPALDLKVIHLVRDPRAVASSRIRSRHGLIRESLQVVRSRDPRAHRMPFLEAAGHKLGPKKEGMGGPADYHALGAMEVICNSMAKTLQTALQPPDWLQGHYLVVRYEDLVGDPVKTLRRVYDFVGLLVSPEMEQFALNMTSGSGSSSKPFVVSARNATQAANAWRTALTFQQIKQVEEFCYQPMAVLGYERVNSPEEVKDLSKTLLRKPRL, from the coding sequence ATGAGCCGCAACCCGCCGCGAGCCCTGCCTGCGGGCGCGCCCCCTCGGTTGCTCCCGGCCGCGCCTGCTGCCGGGCCGCGCGCCTTGCTCCCGCCGTGGCCCCGGCGCCCGGGTCGCCGCTGGCCCGCCTCCCCGCTCGGAATGAAGGTGTTTCGTAGGAAGGCGCTGGTGCTGTGCGCAGGCTACGCGTTGCTGCTGGTGCTCACCATGCTCAACCTCCTGGACTACAAGTGGCACAAGGAGCCACTGCAGCAGTGCAGCCCCGACGGGCCTCCGGGTGCAGTGGCAGGCGCGGCTGCGGGCAGCTTGGGACGCCCAGGGCCACCTCCAGCCGTGCCGCCCCGCGCACACACCCGCTTGGACGCCCGTACCCCGTACCGCCTTCCGGTCGCCGCCGTCGGCGCGGCTCCGGCAGCCGGGGCCGGCGCGGCAGGGGCAGCAGTCCCTCCTGGTAATGGTACTCGGGGCACGGGGGGCAGCGGGGACAAGCGGCAATTGGTGTACGTGTTCACTACGTGGCGCTCAGGCTCGTCTTTCTTCGGCGAGCTTTTCAACCAGAACCCCGAGGTGTTCTTCCTCTACGAGCCAGTGTGGCACGTGTGGCAAAAACTGTACCCAGGGGACGCCGTTTCTCTGCAAGGGGCGGCGCGGGACATGCTGAGCGCTCTCTACCGCTGCGACCTCTCGGTCTTCCAGCTGTACAGCCCCGCTGGCAGCGGGGGTCGAAACCTCACCACACTGGGCATTTTTGGAGCTGCCACCAACAAGGTGGTGTGCTCGTCGCCACTTTGCCCCGCCTATCGCAAGGAGGTCGTGGGACTGGTGGACGATCGCGTGTGCAAGAAGTGCCCGCCGCAGCGCCTGGCGCGCTTCGAGGAGGAATGCCGCAAGTACCGTACGCTGGTCATCAAGGGCGTGCGTGTCTTCGACGTGGCCGTGTTGGCGCCACTGCTGCGCGACCCGGCCCTAGACCTCAAGGTCATCCACCTGGTGCGCGATCCCCGTGCTGTGGCCAGCTCACGCATCCGCTCGCGCCATGGTCTCATCCGTGAAAGCCTGCAGGTGGTGCGCAGCCGGGACCCGCGAGCCCACCGCATGCCCTTCCTGGAGGCCGCTGGCCACAAGTTGGGTCCCAAGAAGGAAGGCATGGGAGGGCCAGCAGACTACCATGCCCTTGGCGCCATGGAGGTCATCTGCAACAGCATGGCCAAGACGCTGCAGACGGCCCTGCAGCCCCCTGACTGGCTGCAAGGTCACTACCTGGTGGTGCGATATGAGGACCTGGTGGGAGACCCCGTCAAGACCCTACGGAGGGTGTACGACTTCGTGGGGCTGCTGGTGAGCCCCGAAATGGAGCAGTTTGCCCTCAACATGACCAGTGGCTCGGGCTCCTCTTCCAAGCCTTTTGTGGTGTCTGCACGCAACGCCACGCAGGCCGCCAACGCCTGGCGGACTGCCCTCACCTTTCAGCAGATCAAACAGGTGGAGGAGTTTTGCTACCAGCCCATGGCCGTGCTGGGCTACGAGCGGGTCAATAGCCCCGAGGAGGTCAAAGACCTCAGCAAGACCCTGCTCCGGAAACCCCGACTCTGA